The genomic region TCCCGGCGAGATCGCGGGCCGCTTTCTCGGTGGCGTTGCCGCTGATGTAGGTGGTGCTACTCGCGTACGCGCCGTTGTCCCACGGCGTCGCATCGGTGTCGTCAGCCTTCACGTGGACCGACTCGATATCGAGGCCGAAGACGCTGGCCGCGATCTGGCCCATCACCGTCTCCGACCCCTGTCCCGTGTCTCCGACGCCGATCCGGACAGTGAGCGTGCCATCGTCTTCGAGGGTGATGGTACAGCGGGAGTACTCGCTGTTTGGGACGCCTGATTTTGCCATCGTCAGGGCGATGCCGTAGCCGCGCTGGTAGCGGTCGTCGTCGGGTTGGTCCGGTCCATCGGCCCAACCAACGGTCGCACACGTGCGGTCGAGACACTCCGTGACGCCGACGGACTCGAGTTTCGGCTTGCTCTCGCTGTGTGCTGGCTCGAAGCTCTCTTCGCCTTCCTCGATGACGTTCCGGCGTCGGAACTCGACGGGGTCCATCCCGATCGCATCGGCGACCTCGTCGATGTGACTCTCCAGGCCGAAGGTACCCTGTACGGCACCGTAGCCGCGCATCGCCCCGCCGGGGGTGAGGTTGGTGTAGACCGCCCGGCCCGTAAAGAGACGGTTCCCGGTCGGATAGATAGACATCGGCTCGTGAGCGGAGTTCGAGAGGACCGCCAGGGCATGGCAGCCGTACGCACCCGTATTCGAGGTGATGTCGACGTGCATCGCGGTGATCGTTCCGTCCTCCTGGACGCCGGTTTTGACCTCGACGGTCTGGGCGTGGCGGGTCTGGGAGACGTGAAGGTCTTCCTTGCGGCTGTTTTTGAGCCGGACCTTCCGGCCGGTCTCTAGAGCGAGTGCCGCGCTGATGAACTGGTTCGGGACCGTGTCCTGTCGGACGCCGAAGCCGCCGCCGACGCGAGGTTTGATCACCGTCACGTCGGTCCGGTTCAGCCCGAACGCGCGGGCGATTTTGTCCCGACAGATGTGCGAGACCTGCGTCGTCGTTCGGAGTACCAGCCGCTCGCGGTCGTCGATCCACGCGATGGTCGTGTTCGGCTCCATCGGGAGGTGCTGGACGATCTGGCTCTCGTATTCGCCCGCAACGACCGCGTCTGCCCGCTCGAAGCCCGCCTCGACATCGCCCTCCTCGTGACGCGTCTCACAGACGATATTCCGCTCGGGGACGGCGTTTTCCTGTGGGTTCTCGTACTCCTCTGGGTGCAGCGTCGGCGCGTCCGGCTCCATCGCCTCCTCGGGCTCGAGTACGTGTTCGAGCACCTCGTAGTCGACGTCGATGGCCTCGATAGCCCGCTCGGCGGCGTCGGCGGATCGCGCTGCGACCGCCGCGACCGGTTCGCCGACGTGTCGCACCGTCTCGTTGAGGACGTGCTCGTCGAACGGTGCCGGTGCCGGGTACGGAAAACCGGTTCGCGTAAACCGTTTGTCTGGAACGTCCTCGTTGGTGAGCACCGCTTCGACGCTCTCGATCGCCTCGGCGGCCTCGGTGTCGACCGATCGGATGCGAGCGTGGGCGTGCGGGCTGCGGAGGAGCCGTCCCTCGAGCGCGTCTTCGGTCGGGATATCGTCAGTGTACCGTGCATTGCCGGTGACGAGCCCCCAGCCGTCGACCTTCTCGACGCTCTCACCGACGGCTGCGCTCGTCTCGTCTGTCTCGTTCGTCTCTCCGGACGCCGTCGACTGCTCGGTGAGTTCGGACGGAGGCATCTCAGTGCTCTCCCTCGGCCGCCGGCTCCGCGTCGGGGAGGCGCTCGGCCGCGGCCTGTATCGCTTCGATCTGCTGGACGTAGCCGGTACAGCGGCAGATGTTCCCGCTCAGGGCGTCGGCGATCGCCTCCTCGGTCGGTACCGTGTCGCGCTGAAGCAGGTCATAGCCGGAGAGCAACACGCCGGGGATACAGTAGCCACACTGGGCAGCGCCCCGGTCGAGAAATTCCTCCTGGAGCGGATGGAGCCGGCCGTCGTCGTCGAGCAGCCCCTCGACGGTCATCACGTCGTCACCGTCGCAACTCGCCGCGGGAACGAGACACGAGCGGGTGAGGCCCTCCTCTCCGAGGATCACGTTACAGGCACCACAGACCCCCTCGTCACAGCCGTTTTTGACGCTGTAGTGGCCCGCTCGCCGGAGACTTGACATGAGCGTCTCGCCGGGCTCGATATCGAGCCGTTCGCGTTCGCCGTTGATGCAGACGCGGATAGAATCTGCTGATTTCTTTTCCTGGCTCATTCTCTTACGCATTGCACACCATATCGACTAAATCCTTTGGATATGTGTGCTATTTACGAGACACTACTAACAGTCACTAGCTTTTCTCACGCGTCGTGGCTACTGGTTCGACACAGGTGAACCATTCTACACGGTTTCGGTATGTCGACGCACAGTCGTGGCGACTACTGGACCCGATTATGATGGTCTGTCTCAGACCGATCTCGGCCGGGGACGGATCGGCCCTGCCGTTCGCTGGGCGACCCCGTAAATGGCCTCGAACCGCTTGCGTGGCCCCTCAGTCCGATGTGCGACACCGTCTGTCTCCTCGAGCAGTGTCTCGAGCGCGAGTGAACTGTCCCGGCGGCGCGTTACGGGTCCGTGAGCGCATTCGCCGGAACGGCCGCGCGGGCGTCACGGATCTCATACGGACTGTCGGACGGCTTTTCCGGAACGATCGTAACCCGTTCTGCGGTCGCGCCGGCAAATCGGTACAGCGGACGGTACCGGTTCGTAGAGCCGCGGTATCAATCATCGTCAGGCACGGGTTCGGTCGGACTGTCGGTCGTCTTCTCGCCGATCTGCATCGGCATCTCCGGCGTGAGCCCGTCGGTGTACTCCGTCGGTCCGAATCCAACGCCCCCGCCGGGAAGAACGATATTGAGGACGAGCGCGGAGATCCCGCCGCTGACGAGCGCGGAGCCGAACAGGGTCTGTACCTCGTCGGGAAAGTTCGCAAGGAGTTCGGGGCGGAGCGAGACGCCGAGTCCGAGCGCGATGGACAGGGCGAGAATCGTCGAGTTCCGGTGGTCGAGGGTGACGTTCTGGAGGATGATGCGTGCGCCCGAGGAGAAGATCATTGCGAACAGAATCAGCGCACCGCCGCCGAGGACGGCGTCCGGCATCGCGGAGACGACCGCACCGATCTTCGGGACGAACCCGAGGATTATCAGGGCGACACCACCGATTCCGACGACGTAGCGGCTCGCGACGCCGGTAAAATTCACGAGTCCGACATTCTGTGAAAACGACGTGTTCGGCATTGCGTTGAATACGGCCCCGAATATGCTCATCACGCCGTCAGCGAGCAACCCACCGCGGAGTTCCGCTTTGGTCGCGTCCCGGCCCGTCGCCGCGACGGTCCCGGAGATATCGCCGATCGTCTCCATCCCGGTAACGATGTACAGAAATGCCATCGTGAGGACGGCGCTCGGCGGGAACGAGAGCCCGTATTTCAGCGGGATCGGAACGGTGATCCATCCGGCAGTCGCGACGCCCGAGAAGTCGACGACGCCCAGCGCGATCGCTGCGACGTAGCCGACAGCGATACCGACGAAGACGCTGATCACTCGAAGGAACCCCTCGAAGAACTGGTTGAGGACGAGCGTCGTCACCAAGACGAGCCCCGCGAGACCGAGATTGAGGAAGGAGCCGTACCCCTCGGCACCTGGTCCTGCAGAGGCACCAGCGGCGTAGTCCATCCCGGTCGGAATGAGCGTCAGCCCGATGAGCATCACGACGATGCCCGTGACCAGCGGTGGGAAGTATCGCCTGAATCGGTCCAACGTGACTCCCATGACCATCTCGACGGGCGCGGCGATCAACGCCGTCCCGAACACCGCGGCTAATCCGAACTGACTGCCAATCCCGATCAACGGACCGAGGAAGGCGAAACTCGTTCCCATGACGATCGGGAGTCGCGCACCGACCGGCCCGATGGGGAAGACCTGAACGAGCGTCGCGACGCCAGCGACGATCAGCGCCATCTGGACCAGAAACGTCGTCTCTCCAGTCGCGGAGCCGACTGCACCCGCGAGGATCAGCGGCGGCGCGACGTTTCCGAGGAACATCGCAAGGACGTGCTGGATGCCCAGCGGAATCGCCTCCGCCATCGGTGGTCTGTCTTCGATATCGTACAGTACGACGGAGTCGCTTTCTGATTTGGTGGCTGATGGACCACTCATACATTTGGTTCTACCCGTCATACCTTTTCAAAGCACCCCTTAGACACCTATTATACCTACGATTATCTTATTCTATTCGGCTACTCGAGATACAAACGGAATTTTGGGCGGATGTGTCTAGCTCCTATAGATATGCGTTCGAACATCTCGAACGGTCAGTTACAGGTAATCGAGGTATTTGAGATATCGCGGAGGAGAGTGGGTGTATTTAGAATTATCCTGTCTGCTTCTCACTATCTATTTAATACTCCCCGGAACAGTGCAAAAGCGATTCAGTAGCGACGTTCGAAATATGCGAACGAAACGATTACTCCCGTTACCGACGCCGAAACGCTATTCGCGGAACTCGACCAGATCTGGAAACGAGGTACGCATACAACGCTGCGGAGGAACTCGACGGGTTTCGGGCCCTCAGCGCGCCGACCCGTGACGCTAACGACCACGTTCTCGAATCGCTGAGCGTCTCCGACCCGACCAGTCATGCGGGAAGACCGATTCCAAGCGGGGTAATCCAACGAGTCACCCGCTCGACGAACGTCAGCGAGGTCAGTATCAATATGAGTACCCAGTCGTCACAGCGCGTTCGAAGTGCTCGAACCCATCCCCGACTCGCCAGCAGATCACGCCACGGACCGGAACTCCGCCCGAAGAAAATACCAGACATCGGATTGTTATTCCGGGTTCGAATCCGATCTCGGATCCGGATCAAACGCGTCGAGGAGACCGTTAGAGAAGGGCGTCGAAAAGATGACGTTCGAGTTACAGTCGTGCGGACGGCCGAACCCGAGACGGGTACGAGGATACGATCGATCACCGCTCCAAGAGCCAACGCGAAGTAACCGGACTCACCTTCGCGCTGGCCGGCTATCTCGTTTACGCTGTCCACGAAGCCCCCGCTCATGTCGCCGGATTCGTTCGAAGCCATCGATTCGAACTGGCTCGCCGATCTCGTCTCGTACTGACTCGGTCAGATCGACGGTCCCCGTTGCGTCTCTGTGGGTCGGCGGCATCTGTATCCATGCGTTCGAAGCGATGCACAATCGTTTCCCGGTATCCGCCTTCAGTTGTGCCTTGTTCTCTATCGGTCGTTCGAGTGACTCGTTGTTTCGTATCGGTCCATTCGATGAGGGATTACGAGCATATGGGCGTAATATATGGCTATCTAGTATGCTTGGTCCTATGTTGAACGCCGAGTGGTGATCGCGAGCCGAAAAGAAGACCCGCCGCGACCCGCTGTCCGACATCACGACCGATGTTGGCGTGCCAAGCGAAAAGAATCCTTCCTTAGTCAACTTCTTCGCTCCGGTTCTCACGCTGTTGATCGTCGGTATCGTCTCGATGTGGTGTTTCCGTGGCGGTCACCAGACAGGTGTTGACATCGCGGCCGCATTCCAAGAAACCGACGTCGCACTCGGTCTCTTATACGGCTCGTTTGCGTTCATGGCCGTCGAGATGCTTGGTGCGGTCGGCTTTGGAACGATGGATCTCGAGGAGAGTATCCCGGTTTTATCGACGATATCGGTCGCTCTGGGCGGGCGTTCATGCGTGGTCTAGCGACCGGGAAGATCGTCGCCGATCTCGTTGTGGACGGTGAAACTTCGATGGTCGGATACATGGGAATGACTGGCTACAGAGTTGACCAAGCCCCATCTCGTTTTCAGTGTCGACGAGGTACAGCGTTCCTATGAGTACGGCCCGCCGGGGTCGCACCGAGGATAGTAACGCAGTTCTCCAAAGAATTTCCCGTCGAGGGGTTCGATGAAGCCTCCGGTCGGCTACTGTCGCTTATCGGGGTTGAGTCCGGGTTCCGAGAACTTGTGAGTTGTGTCGCTAATTCAATATAGCAATATTTGATTTATGATGAGAGGATATGCGGATTTCTCCCCCTCTGACGGCCCGAAACACCTGTTCTCCCATACACCAATCCACTGTGTCAAAGACGAGTTTGACACAGTAGATTTACTAGGGTCGCTACTGTACCAACATCCGAACCGATGGATTCCAGCGAAACCCGGGTTTCTGACCGCTCGAGAGGAGGGGACAACCCGGTCAGAGATGCAACGCAGTCGTACCTGAAAACGCTCGGCGACGGCTCACGGACGGCCGTCGGACATGTCCTCGATGAGTTCATCCGCGAATGCGAACTCGAGCGGTTCGACGATATCAATCGCGATCTCTGTCGTGTCTATGGCGAGTATCTGACCGCCGAAACCAATCGCACCGACCGCGACCTCTCGGGACGGACGGCTCACACCTACTACGACTACGTGCGGGCGTTCCTCTCTTTTTGTGTCGGCGAAGGGCTGTTAGATACGAATCCGGCTCACCAGAACGATATCGAGAAATTCCTGCCGGGAATCGACACCCAGCCCGACCGCCAGTTCTGGTCGGTTGACCAACGAGAGACACTACTTCGGCACTTCGACCGGCAGGTCGACAGCGCCCTCGAGCCGCCACGTGCCCCCTACGAGATCCGTCTCGAGCGGTACCGGCTTCGGGCACTGATCGCCGTTCTCGGACTGACGGGCGTCCGCGGTGGGGAAGTGTTCTCGAAACCGCGTGACGAACGCCGCAACGGGATCACGTGGACCGATGTCGATATTGAGGGGGATACGCTCACCGTCCGCGGGAAGGTCAAACGAACTGATCGCAATCCCTTCGAAGACGTGCAGCTCCCTGATCGGGCGGCGTCGAAACTCGCAAAGTACTACGAGGTCGCCGACCCACCGACCGACGAGTGGCCGGTCTTTCCCACGAATCACTACCCCTCGAAGCGGAAAGCGCTTGAGCGAGAGTTCTCCGAGACCCGCGTCGATACGATGCTCGAGCGAAACGCAATCGATGAGCTGCTACGCGAGCACGAGGTTCCGCCACCCGCGATCTCAACGAACGGCACGCGGTCGGTCCTGAAACGGATCTCGGAGTCGCTGGCACCGCTGTATGAGTGTATCGAGTACGATTCTGATGCGAACGTCTATCTGAAACCCCACGGCGCGAGACGTGGACTCGGGCACGAACTGGTCCGCAAAGGTCACACGACAGTTGCACAGAAATCGTTGCGCCACGGCTCGCCGGATGTGACCGAACAGTCCTACCAGAACGTGAAGGCCAGCGAAACGGCGAAAGACGTCACTGACATCCTCGAGCAAAGGAGTGACGAACGATGACCTTCAGACGCGAAGAAGAGGATATGCACCCGACATTCGAACAGGGTATGCGTGAGTGGTTAGACGAGCGGGCTACAACGCGATGTCCGACCGAGTACGGTCAGCGACCAGTTCGAACCGACGGACGACGAGGGAACCTTCGATTTCGACGCCGAGGACCCGCGAATCGTCTTCGGTGACGGCCGAAAGAACGGTTCCGGACGCGTCTCGGTCCAGTACGGCCTCGAGATGCTGGCCGACCGATGAGAACAACTCGCCGATCGGGACCAGTGGAACGGTTATCTCTTTCCGAGCACGGCCGCTGAGAGTGGGCATCGCGCTCCGAATACGATCACGTCCCGGTTCAAGGCACTCGCAGGGCGGGCCGGTGTGACTGAGACGGCGACGCCGCATACGGCGGCGATTCTGGTACCGAACGTATGACGACGCCGTGAAACGGCTCGCGGACCGGATCGACGTGATCGCCGACGAACAGGACAGTGACGATTCCCGCGTCGTCACCAACTATCTGGGCGAGGAAGAAACTCGAAAACGGCGGCGGGAGTTCATGCGCGAACAGTTGGCAACGGCATTCGAGGGCGAGTGACTCACCGCTCTTTTCACTACGTTGTGTTGCTGTTTTCCCGATTATCGACCGTTAACCGGCTGGGACGCTCTCGAACCGCTTGAGGATATTCGAGTCTAAAGCGGATACACCTGCAGGCCATGATAAACTCTATGATGCTACATAGAATATCGGGACGAAGCAACCGCTGACTCAAGAGGTATTCGATCCGTCTCGTTCCCCATCTTTCACAGAATCAGCTGCTCGCGGTCCGAACAGAACGATCGAACGTCGGACTCCCGTTTCTCAGTGCTCGTGAGCGTCCTACTCTTCGTGGCCGTCGTCGCTGTGGCCGTGCGTCGAATGGCGTTCCGTCGCGTCCGGCGACAGCTCCTCGCCGTCTTCCGAGAGCAGTTCCGCCTCGAACTCATCGGGGACGTGTGCGGTGAAGATCGAGTAGTATCCGCCGGATTCGACCTCGAGTTCCATCGTTGTTTCCCCCGAGTCCGCGAAATCGACGCGGTACAACGTGTCTGACGACGGCTGTACGGTCTCGCCGTCGGTGACGCTGACGTCTGCGTCGCCGTGTTCGAAGAGATCCGTTGCCGTCTCCCCGGCGTGGTAGAGACCGTGATCGCCGCCCTCTTCCGCCGAAACAAACGCGAACTGCATATCGGGGTCGGGACCCTCTTGATAGGTGTACGCGTACGTCCCCGAATCGAGATCGTACAGTCCGCCCCATTCCCACGGCGGGTCCTCGTGTTCGTGCTCGTGATCGTCGCTCCCGGTGAGATCGCTCAGACAGCCGCTGCCGAGTACTGCTGTCGCTCCGATCGCACCGAGTCCGAACCGTCGTCTCGTTAGTGGCGTGGTCATTACTGCTCCTCTCTCGCTGCGATCTGAATAGGATTGCTATTCGAGCAGTATCTCCGTACATGGCGCAGCCGCAGTTGATAGCACGACACTCGTCGATCGCCGGAGACCGAGCGGGACCGCTCGTGGGAGAGCCGATCGAGAATCGTCTCGATCAGCTCATAAACAGCCGTCTGCCGGCGTGTTCGTGCCGCATCCCCATGATCTCGGCCAGCGGCGCGAACGAGGCCATCGCCGCGATGTCGTCGTCGATGTGGCGCTCGCAGATCGCCCTTATCTCCGGTTCCAGTATCTCGAGTACCGACTGGATCTCGGTGTGGCCGAACCGGCCGAGTCGCTGTGCGGCCCCGAGCAGTCCTGTCACGAACGAGTGTGCGTGTGCGAGACAGGACTCGAGTCGCGAGAGTCCCCGCGCCGCGGTGACGACACCGAAGACGACCGGATAGTGGCCCGGCGTCGCATCGGCCTTGATCGCGGCGGCGAAGTCGGCCACGATGTCGCCCCCGTCAGTCGCCGACGCAGAGGCTTCGTCCTGCATTTGACGGCTCCCGTTCGGGTTCGAAACCGTCGTCCCCGCGCCCGATTCCAGCAGCTCACAGAGCTTCGCACCCGCTTTCGTCGAACTCTCGCGGAACTCCTGCGGCATCGTTACCGCGTGCAGCCGTTCGTCGACGGCCAGCAACCGCTCGAGATCGACGGCGGCGCTCGCGGCGTGTGCGTTCGACAGCGCCACGGTCTCGCACGGGCCGACCACGCGCTGCAGGTAGGCCGCGATCAGTTTCCGAAGGTCGTCGCCGTCCTCGATCCGGTCTTCGTTGAGGTACTGCTCGAGCCCGTAGGAGGCGGTGTAGCCGCCAACCGGGAGAAACGAGTCCGAGAGTCGAAGCGCCGTCAGAAACGCACTCGGATCAGTGGTCATGGCTGTGCTCGTGGCCTGTACCGTGACTGTGGTCGTGGCCTGTACCGTGGCTGTGGTCGTGGTCCGCACCGTGGGTGTGGCCAGGCTCACCGCCCGACCTGTCCCCTCCGTTGTCGAGATCCGTCACGAACAGGTCGGCCTCGACGGTCGTCTCCCGAAGTTCGGTGCCGGGGACGACATCCTCGACGACGCGCTCGACGATGTGCCGGTCGGCCTCGAGCGGGACGTAGACGGTCCCGTCCTCGACGGCGAGGTCCCAGTGCTGGTTCCCGACGCGGTGTCCGAGTTCGACCGCCGCCGCGAGCGCCTCGTCCGTCGCCTCGGGCAGCGAGATCGAGATCGCGTCCAGCGGTTCGAACGCGACGACGATCATCCGATCGTCATCGACGAGCAGGACGTCGCCGGCCGACACCGCGGGCTTGTCGACGATGACGCCGACGTCCGTCCCCGCATCGGTCGTCGTCCGGAACCGCGACCGGCGGCGGTTCTCGGCGTCGATAACGACGCGCTCTACGGCGTCGCGGACCGCGTACTCTGTGCGCAGCGCTGCGAGGTCGTCGTCGGCGTGGACGTTCCCGACGATGCCGTCGATTCGTTCCATCAGTATCGCCGGTCGGCGGGTATGCCGACCCCCAGTGTCGCCTGTCTCGTTTCGTCCCACGCACCGCGGAGCGCCTCGGTCACGTCGGCTTGCCGGTGGCCGAGGAGTCGGACGATCACCCCGGCGTCGTACGGCAGCCTCGAGACGCCGACGTGGACGCCGTCGCGGTCCGCGATCCGGTCGTGCACGGCCTCGGTCAGTGACTCGAGGTCCGGGTTCCGGCTCGATCCGTCGGCTGCGACTGCACCGTCGTCCCTGTCTCCGTGCTCGGCACTCGGAGCGAAGACGTACAGCGTCCCGACGACGCCGTACTCGCCGACGCTGGCCGGGTCCCGCGGATCGCGCTCGTCGGGGCGCAGATCGACGGCGTCGGCACAGACTAATTGCCCGTCGCACTCGGCCTCGACGCGCGCGTGGTAGTGGTCGAACCCGAACGGCTCGTGGTCGGTCAACCCGTCCGGGACGAGCACGTCGGCGACGACCACGACCGCGTCGGCCGCGAGGTCGACGGCTACCGTCTGGAGACAGCGTGCATTTTCGTTGACGATCGTCGGTCCCGGCACGTACTCGAGGTAGCTCCCCGACTCGGCTCGAAGCGACGTCTCGAGGTGGGCGTAGTTGGCGGCCATGCTGTGGACCTTCGTCGCGCTCTGGGTGGTGGCGTGCGCGCGGGCACCGAGCTTGGTCTCGATAGCCATCCGGTGGCGGTCGCCCTGTGCGACGCCGCCGGTCGGCTCCTGTGCGACCAGCGTCGCGAGCCCGGGCGCTGGATCGGTGTCGAGAGTTCCAGTCAGGTGGTAGGGTACCTTCACGCGGTCCCGGACCATGCGGGTCGGCCCGTCGCCGCTGCGGGCAAAGGTCGCCTCGAGCAGCCCGTTCTTCCCGGGACCGCCGGCGGGGGCCTGCGCGAGCGATTCGTCGGCGTAGGCCTCGAAGGCGGGCGGCAGCCGCGCCGGATCTGCGCCGGCGCTCACGCGAACAACACCTCCCGCTCGACGTGCTCGAGGACGCTATCGACCCCCTCGCCGTCCTTGCAGTTGGTGAAGACGAAGGGGTCGTCACCCCGGACTGCGGCGGCGTCTTCTTCGATCACGGTCAGATCGGCGTCGACGTGGGGTGCGAGGTCGGTCTTGTTGACGACCAGTAGATCGGCTTGGGTGACGCCGGGGCCGCGCTTGCGCGGGATGTCCTCGCCCTCGGCGACCGAGATGACGAACAGGAAGTAGTCCGCGAGTTCGGGATTGAACGTCGCGGCGAGGTTGTCGCCGCCGCTCTCGATCAGGACCACGTCCAGTTCGGGGTGGCGCTCGGTGAACTCGTCGATGGCCGCGAGGTTCATCGACGGATCCTCGCGGATGCCCGTGTGGGGACAGGCCCCGGTTTCGACGCCCTCGACCAGATCCGCGGGGAGCAGGTCCGCGAAGGACTCGCGGAAGACGTCGGCGTCCTCTTGGGTCATGATGTCGTTGGCGATGACGCCGACCTCGTAGTCGCGCTCGACGAGTTCGGGGACGAGCCGACGGACCAGCGCCGTCTTGCCCGAGCCAACGGGACCGCCGAGGCCGACCTTCGCAACGTCGCGATACCCCATCAGTCTCCCTCCATCGGCTGCGATCCGTCGTCGATTTCGCGTGCGTCGCTCTCGGCGGCCGCGTCCGTCTCGCTCTCTGTCCCGAGTTCCTCGTCGGGATCCGGATCGACGGTCTCGAGTTGCTCGTGGCTGTCGGCCCGGATCGGATCGTGGACGGTGACGAGCTTGGTGCCGTCGGGGAAGACGGGTTCGATCTG from Natrinema versiforme harbors:
- a CDS encoding urease accessory protein UreD; this encodes MSAGADPARLPPAFEAYADESLAQAPAGGPGKNGLLEATFARSGDGPTRMVRDRVKVPYHLTGTLDTDPAPGLATLVAQEPTGGVAQGDRHRMAIETKLGARAHATTQSATKVHSMAANYAHLETSLRAESGSYLEYVPGPTIVNENARCLQTVAVDLAADAVVVVADVLVPDGLTDHEPFGFDHYHARVEAECDGQLVCADAVDLRPDERDPRDPASVGEYGVVGTLYVFAPSAEHGDRDDGAVAADGSSRNPDLESLTEAVHDRIADRDGVHVGVSRLPYDAGVIVRLLGHRQADVTEALRGAWDETRQATLGVGIPADRRY
- the ureE gene encoding urease accessory protein UreE — its product is MERIDGIVGNVHADDDLAALRTEYAVRDAVERVVIDAENRRRSRFRTTTDAGTDVGVIVDKPAVSAGDVLLVDDDRMIVVAFEPLDAISISLPEATDEALAAAVELGHRVGNQHWDLAVEDGTVYVPLEADRHIVERVVEDVVPGTELRETTVEADLFVTDLDNGGDRSGGEPGHTHGADHDHSHGTGHDHSHGTGHEHSHDH
- a CDS encoding site-specific integrase, with the translated sequence MDSSETRVSDRSRGGDNPVRDATQSYLKTLGDGSRTAVGHVLDEFIRECELERFDDINRDLCRVYGEYLTAETNRTDRDLSGRTAHTYYDYVRAFLSFCVGEGLLDTNPAHQNDIEKFLPGIDTQPDRQFWSVDQRETLLRHFDRQVDSALEPPRAPYEIRLERYRLRALIAVLGLTGVRGGEVFSKPRDERRNGITWTDVDIEGDTLTVRGKVKRTDRNPFEDVQLPDRAASKLAKYYEVADPPTDEWPVFPTNHYPSKRKALEREFSETRVDTMLERNAIDELLREHEVPPPAISTNGTRSVLKRISESLAPLYECIEYDSDANVYLKPHGARRGLGHELVRKGHTTVAQKSLRHGSPDVTEQSYQNVKASETAKDVTDILEQRSDER
- a CDS encoding xanthine dehydrogenase family protein molybdopterin-binding subunit; translated protein: MPPSELTEQSTASGETNETDETSAAVGESVEKVDGWGLVTGNARYTDDIPTEDALEGRLLRSPHAHARIRSVDTEAAEAIESVEAVLTNEDVPDKRFTRTGFPYPAPAPFDEHVLNETVRHVGEPVAAVAARSADAAERAIEAIDVDYEVLEHVLEPEEAMEPDAPTLHPEEYENPQENAVPERNIVCETRHEEGDVEAGFERADAVVAGEYESQIVQHLPMEPNTTIAWIDDRERLVLRTTTQVSHICRDKIARAFGLNRTDVTVIKPRVGGGFGVRQDTVPNQFISAALALETGRKVRLKNSRKEDLHVSQTRHAQTVEVKTGVQEDGTITAMHVDITSNTGAYGCHALAVLSNSAHEPMSIYPTGNRLFTGRAVYTNLTPGGAMRGYGAVQGTFGLESHIDEVADAIGMDPVEFRRRNVIEEGEESFEPAHSESKPKLESVGVTECLDRTCATVGWADGPDQPDDDRYQRGYGIALTMAKSGVPNSEYSRCTITLEDDGTLTVRIGVGDTGQGSETVMGQIAASVFGLDIESVHVKADDTDATPWDNGAYASSTTYISGNATEKAARDLAGKVRELAAEWHETDPESVELADGNVSFPDGTSMTLGAFAAEAFEGVRGPKRRLIGTGEHFTALSPKPFAAQFAEVEVDTQTGEFEVLRLVNAVDCGQALNPANVRGQIVGGAVMGLGQTLSETLPFDEDGRPDIRGLRDYEVMHAPDLPEIETEIVETYEPTGPYGAKSVGEVSILGPSPAVANAVDDAVGVRITELPITAASIWDGLQEGS
- a CDS encoding uracil-xanthine permease family protein, which gives rise to MSGPSATKSESDSVVLYDIEDRPPMAEAIPLGIQHVLAMFLGNVAPPLILAGAVGSATGETTFLVQMALIVAGVATLVQVFPIGPVGARLPIVMGTSFAFLGPLIGIGSQFGLAAVFGTALIAAPVEMVMGVTLDRFRRYFPPLVTGIVVMLIGLTLIPTGMDYAAGASAGPGAEGYGSFLNLGLAGLVLVTTLVLNQFFEGFLRVISVFVGIAVGYVAAIALGVVDFSGVATAGWITVPIPLKYGLSFPPSAVLTMAFLYIVTGMETIGDISGTVAATGRDATKAELRGGLLADGVMSIFGAVFNAMPNTSFSQNVGLVNFTGVASRYVVGIGGVALIILGFVPKIGAVVSAMPDAVLGGGALILFAMIFSSGARIILQNVTLDHRNSTILALSIALGLGVSLRPELLANFPDEVQTLFGSALVSGGISALVLNIVLPGGGVGFGPTEYTDGLTPEMPMQIGEKTTDSPTEPVPDDD
- a CDS encoding urease accessory protein UreF → MTTDPSAFLTALRLSDSFLPVGGYTASYGLEQYLNEDRIEDGDDLRKLIAAYLQRVVGPCETVALSNAHAASAAVDLERLLAVDERLHAVTMPQEFRESSTKAGAKLCELLESGAGTTVSNPNGSRQMQDEASASATDGGDIVADFAAAIKADATPGHYPVVFGVVTAARGLSRLESCLAHAHSFVTGLLGAAQRLGRFGHTEIQSVLEILEPEIRAICERHIDDDIAAMASFAPLAEIMGMRHEHAGRRLFMS
- the ureG gene encoding urease accessory protein UreG, with product MGYRDVAKVGLGGPVGSGKTALVRRLVPELVERDYEVGVIANDIMTQEDADVFRESFADLLPADLVEGVETGACPHTGIREDPSMNLAAIDEFTERHPELDVVLIESGGDNLAATFNPELADYFLFVISVAEGEDIPRKRGPGVTQADLLVVNKTDLAPHVDADLTVIEEDAAAVRGDDPFVFTNCKDGEGVDSVLEHVEREVLFA
- a CDS encoding (2Fe-2S)-binding protein encodes the protein MSQEKKSADSIRVCINGERERLDIEPGETLMSSLRRAGHYSVKNGCDEGVCGACNVILGEEGLTRSCLVPAASCDGDDVMTVEGLLDDDGRLHPLQEEFLDRGAAQCGYCIPGVLLSGYDLLQRDTVPTEEAIADALSGNICRCTGYVQQIEAIQAAAERLPDAEPAAEGEH